From one Sulfurimonas sp. HSL-3221 genomic stretch:
- a CDS encoding TSUP family transporter translates to MEISIEMLMFLFAASIVAGTMDTMVGGGGLITLPSLMLTGLSPINALGTNKLQGCIGTGTATFLLLKRSKIRWRHIRPLFIAAFVGSVIGTVAVQFISQHSLSLVIPVVLVLIIGYFLLYNPSKAKNFSIKVGAKKFTWLVIPGIGFYDGMFGPGTGSFFSFANVLLRRAKLVAATATAKPLNFATNVSSLLVFILFGNVVWHVGLIMMLGQAIGAWLGVHLLYKINPQYLRAFVIAVCLLMLAKYIASS, encoded by the coding sequence ATGGAAATCTCGATCGAAATGCTCATGTTCCTATTTGCCGCATCCATCGTCGCCGGCACGATGGACACGATGGTCGGGGGCGGCGGGCTCATTACCCTGCCCTCGCTGATGCTCACGGGCCTGTCGCCCATCAACGCGCTGGGCACGAACAAGCTGCAGGGGTGCATCGGCACGGGGACGGCCACCTTTCTGCTGCTCAAGCGATCCAAAATAAGGTGGCGGCACATTAGGCCCCTCTTTATTGCCGCCTTTGTCGGTTCGGTCATAGGCACCGTAGCCGTGCAGTTTATCAGCCAGCACTCTTTGTCGCTGGTCATCCCCGTCGTGCTCGTGCTGATCATCGGCTATTTTCTGCTCTACAATCCCAGCAAAGCAAAAAATTTCAGCATCAAGGTAGGTGCGAAAAAGTTCACCTGGCTCGTCATTCCCGGCATCGGTTTTTACGACGGCATGTTCGGCCCCGGGACGGGCTCCTTCTTCAGCTTTGCGAACGTGCTGCTGCGGCGCGCGAAACTGGTGGCAGCAACCGCCACGGCCAAGCCGCTCAACTTTGCCACCAACGTTTCGTCCCTCTTGGTCTTCATCCTCTTCGGCAACGTCGTCTGGCACGTGGGACTGATTATGATGCTGGGCCAGGCCATCGGCGCCTGGCTGGGGGTGCATTTGCTTTACAAGATCAACCCGCAGTACCTGCGCGCCTTCGTCATCGCCGTCTGTCTGCTGATGCTCGCTAAGTACATCGCTTCCTCTTGA
- a CDS encoding GerW family sporulation protein, whose protein sequence is MEHVQEVLKTSLEELERVLSTKTVVGEPFVIEGNTLIPLISIGFGFGAGGNISGKKSGDGQGAGTGGGGGIRPVALVIINKEGVRVEPIKSGMAGVFEHLGDTLAKAMKEKEDDDE, encoded by the coding sequence ATGGAACATGTTCAAGAAGTTTTGAAAACCTCCCTGGAGGAGCTTGAAAGGGTGCTGAGCACCAAAACGGTCGTCGGGGAGCCCTTCGTCATCGAAGGCAACACCCTCATCCCCCTTATCAGCATCGGGTTCGGGTTCGGTGCCGGCGGCAACATCAGCGGCAAAAAAAGCGGTGACGGACAGGGCGCCGGCACGGGCGGCGGTGGCGGCATCCGGCCGGTGGCCCTCGTCATCATCAACAAGGAGGGCGTCAGGGTCGAACCCATCAAGAGCGGGATGGCCGGCGTCTTCGAACACCTCGGCGACACCCTCGCCAAGGCGATGAAGGAGAAAGAGGACGACGACGAGTAG
- the budA gene encoding acetolactate decarboxylase, producing the protein MPAERTASSHPLYLCAPVNALVEGIYEENIPLAEIKRHGDFGLGTFDDLDGEMVMLDGDVYQITADGEAHGVADTKHTPFAVVTFFEPTFRVTFEEAMEYDAFLARLDDLLPSPNLFYALRIRGRFDLVRARSVPKQHNYRPLSEAAAEQHEFRFEDAEGCLAGFYTPAFMASLNVPGLHLHFLTQDRRRGGHLLECRTRGVTVEVQMLHTLELSLPMTHDYLTRDFRRDTAADLEAAEK; encoded by the coding sequence ATGCCCGCCGAACGCACCGCTTCATCGCACCCCCTCTACCTCTGCGCCCCCGTCAACGCCCTCGTGGAGGGGATCTACGAGGAGAACATCCCCCTGGCCGAGATCAAGCGCCACGGCGACTTCGGCCTGGGCACCTTCGACGACCTGGACGGGGAGATGGTGATGCTGGACGGCGACGTCTACCAGATCACCGCCGACGGGGAGGCCCACGGCGTCGCCGACACCAAACACACCCCCTTTGCCGTCGTTACCTTTTTCGAACCGACCTTCAGGGTGACGTTCGAAGAGGCGATGGAGTACGATGCCTTCCTCGCGCGCCTCGATGACCTGCTGCCTTCGCCCAACCTCTTCTACGCCCTCCGCATCCGCGGCCGCTTCGACCTGGTCCGGGCGCGCTCCGTCCCCAAGCAGCACAACTACCGGCCGCTCAGTGAAGCGGCCGCCGAACAGCACGAATTCCGCTTCGAGGACGCGGAAGGGTGCCTCGCCGGCTTTTACACGCCCGCGTTCATGGCGTCGCTCAACGTGCCCGGCCTGCACCTGCACTTTCTTACACAGGATCGCCGCCGCGGCGGCCACCTACTGGAGTGCCGCACCCGCGGCGTTACCGTCGAGGTGCAGATGCTCCACACCCTCGAACTCTCCCTCCCCATGACGCACGACTACCTGACCCGCGATTTCAGGCGCGACACGGCCGCAGACCTCGAGGCGGCGGAGAAGTAG